From Cellulosimicrobium sp. ES-005, one genomic window encodes:
- a CDS encoding HtaA domain-containing protein yields the protein MHTHRHRTRPTHRLVAGAAVAAIGLGTVWVAAPAQAAEQTVEGASFVWGLNGYAQKGIFGPWSYKNLTGDAAQLVGSVSGGTQSEYVVDPVPATSFPAEHAGKTPNAVKFTEGSGTYDADTHELALAWSGSYTVNAYPAQFGAPDEIYANPQLVVEADGSGSFSAEFTLGAGIDMSGNPVDEQSYGRLDLVTFSPGSVDVVDADTVRITPDFQGIEVDPADSSPQTRNCVASGTATGWWGSWAPEFVNTLPGSVRPHFYSTGCGGMQDLKPALPIDVTYAVDAGPVDPGGPGEPEEPGEGDVPIDVTVPEVEEPEEPGEFVWTIEGGTPAVSLGTATVRDGSFVASGVLPKVTITDTRAGQPAWAINGSVSDFASGSKTFSGKYLGWGPALAGDNTVGAGNGRVVVAGEGEGLKASSTLASAPAGHPKGSVQAEAAIDLRLPLDTGAGDYTGILTLTAVG from the coding sequence ATGCACACGCACAGACATCGGACGCGACCCACGCACCGGCTGGTCGCCGGCGCCGCCGTCGCCGCGATCGGCCTCGGCACGGTCTGGGTCGCCGCGCCCGCCCAGGCGGCCGAGCAGACCGTCGAGGGGGCCTCCTTCGTGTGGGGCCTCAACGGCTACGCGCAGAAGGGCATCTTCGGCCCCTGGTCGTACAAGAACCTCACGGGCGACGCCGCCCAGCTCGTCGGGAGCGTCTCCGGCGGGACGCAGTCCGAGTACGTCGTCGACCCGGTCCCGGCCACGTCGTTCCCGGCCGAGCACGCGGGCAAGACCCCCAACGCGGTCAAGTTCACCGAGGGCTCCGGCACGTACGACGCGGACACGCACGAGCTCGCTCTCGCGTGGTCCGGCAGCTACACGGTCAACGCCTACCCGGCCCAGTTCGGCGCTCCCGACGAGATCTACGCGAACCCGCAGCTCGTCGTCGAGGCGGACGGCTCCGGCTCGTTCAGCGCGGAGTTCACGCTCGGCGCAGGCATCGACATGTCCGGCAACCCCGTCGACGAGCAGAGCTACGGACGCCTCGACCTCGTGACGTTCTCCCCGGGCTCGGTCGATGTCGTCGACGCCGACACGGTCCGCATCACGCCCGACTTCCAGGGCATCGAGGTCGACCCCGCCGACAGCTCGCCGCAGACGCGCAACTGCGTCGCGTCGGGCACCGCGACGGGCTGGTGGGGCTCGTGGGCGCCCGAGTTCGTCAACACGCTGCCGGGCAGCGTCCGCCCGCACTTCTACTCGACCGGCTGCGGCGGCATGCAGGACCTCAAGCCGGCCCTGCCGATCGACGTCACCTACGCGGTCGACGCCGGCCCCGTCGACCCGGGTGGTCCGGGTGAGCCCGAGGAGCCCGGCGAGGGCGACGTGCCGATCGACGTGACCGTGCCCGAGGTCGAGGAGCCCGAGGAGCCGGGCGAGTTCGTCTGGACGATCGAGGGCGGCACCCCGGCCGTGAGCCTCGGCACCGCGACCGTGCGCGACGGCTCGTTCGTCGCGAGCGGCGTGCTGCCGAAGGTGACGATCACCGACACGCGCGCGGGCCAGCCTGCGTGGGCGATCAACGGGTCCGTGAGCGACTTCGCGTCGGGCAGCAAGACGTTCTCCGGCAAGTACCTCGGCTGGGGCCCGGCGCTCGCCGGGGACAACACGGTGGGCGCGGGCAACGGCCGCGTCGTCGTCGCGGGCGAGGGCGAGGGCCTCAAGGCGTCCTCCACGCTCGCGTCGGCTCCTGCCGGCCACCCGAAGGGCTCGGTCCAGGCCGAGGCCGCGATCGACCTGCGCCTGCCGCTCGACACGGGGGCCGGGGACTACACCGGCATCCTGACCCTCACCGCGGTGGGCTGA